A portion of the Candidatus Bathyarchaeota archaeon genome contains these proteins:
- a CDS encoding ABC transporter substrate-binding protein, producing MNTKNVSIAILFASILLMISVFPLPTLAEKGPRSDDLIVYYYGDVESAYAALKANQIDAVGYEITADLYVDASADANIVLGAVADMGFYEHDVNNNATIDTYPGVRSPTNYTGFRQAMAWLTDKEWVVDEACGGFAERNDQMIASPFRAWGNETMMFPFYPYEYDPIAAADALDGEGFLQGTTPNPYHDAAFPGSAEYIRVYPAGHSKAGQDLDNLEVCVRTDDTRRLQAGRLTYGNMRKHGIPVNALEADMGGLYDKVMGAFDYHMYTGGWSVGRFPPVTLHGLYHSEFTYSYGPNYVTGNGTHPYLDTLLDGCRYPATYDEAISYTKLAAGYMTEICVNIPLFSAKSFWPWRKSLVGVVNMAGSGPENGYTFVNAYKVDDSAIRYGPKGAPTAMNIFYSSWYYDWQNLERMNMYGGVDVPPYDLSADQDGLVTERLVGTWWDTAASPGDENKTKVTYTFRTDAYFVEPVTGNQLENVDATNAYVSIWYDFQLGDGWFFVDVTDIHHLNIIGSHTIELYFNSYSYWNAYYATPPFKSFNLLQKGSLSNISRAWSGSWTGPAGFLGLSHKVYWVVDISVGGVSLTRGSEWHIQRKGPLGHADVWVNTTRTGTLVINYWSAEDGKGFTPGNLPWTDSFEGAGAWYATAFTSGIGGSLSLKKSAFFYMEKPLLGEIDWVKKSDGAYKVDIYDIVFAAGAYGSQGTGIPSSNWFAGADVAPEGGKVDIYDIVTIASRYGQSFDVPP from the coding sequence ATGAATACCAAAAATGTTTCTATTGCTATTCTATTTGCTTCGATTTTACTGATGATATCTGTCTTTCCACTTCCTACATTAGCGGAGAAAGGTCCAAGAAGTGACGATCTTATTGTCTATTACTACGGTGACGTGGAGTCAGCTTACGCAGCCTTGAAGGCTAACCAAATTGACGCTGTTGGTTATGAGATCACAGCCGACTTGTATGTGGATGCAAGTGCCGACGCTAACATCGTTCTCGGCGCTGTTGCTGACATGGGATTTTACGAGCATGACGTCAACAACAACGCTACTATCGACACGTACCCAGGGGTACGTTCACCTACAAACTACACAGGCTTTAGGCAAGCCATGGCGTGGTTGACCGACAAGGAATGGGTTGTAGACGAGGCTTGTGGCGGATTCGCTGAAAGAAATGACCAGATGATTGCATCGCCATTTAGGGCTTGGGGAAACGAAACGATGATGTTTCCCTTCTATCCGTACGAGTATGACCCAATTGCAGCGGCTGACGCTTTGGATGGAGAGGGATTCCTACAGGGCACGACGCCGAACCCATACCACGATGCTGCTTTTCCAGGCTCAGCTGAGTACATTCGAGTCTATCCTGCAGGCCACTCCAAGGCTGGACAGGACTTGGACAATTTGGAAGTTTGCGTGCGAACCGACGACACTCGTAGGCTTCAGGCTGGAAGGCTGACTTATGGTAACATGAGGAAACACGGTATCCCCGTGAATGCCCTCGAGGCTGACATGGGCGGTCTCTACGACAAAGTGATGGGCGCCTTTGACTACCACATGTACACCGGCGGCTGGAGTGTGGGAAGATTCCCACCAGTAACTCTTCACGGTCTATACCACTCTGAATTCACGTATTCCTACGGACCTAACTACGTGACGGGCAATGGCACTCATCCTTACCTCGACACGCTTCTTGACGGTTGTCGTTATCCCGCCACATATGACGAGGCTATCAGCTACACCAAACTCGCTGCAGGATACATGACAGAAATCTGTGTGAACATCCCGTTGTTCAGCGCAAAATCATTCTGGCCTTGGCGCAAGAGTCTAGTAGGCGTCGTTAACATGGCAGGCTCTGGGCCCGAAAACGGCTACACCTTCGTGAACGCCTACAAGGTAGACGATTCAGCCATCAGATATGGACCTAAAGGTGCACCTACAGCCATGAACATATTTTACTCAAGCTGGTACTACGACTGGCAAAACCTTGAACGGATGAACATGTACGGCGGCGTCGATGTACCCCCATATGACCTTTCAGCCGACCAAGACGGCTTAGTCACGGAGCGGCTTGTTGGTACATGGTGGGATACTGCTGCTTCTCCAGGTGATGAGAACAAGACAAAAGTCACATACACGTTTAGAACTGATGCTTATTTCGTGGAACCCGTGACTGGTAACCAGCTAGAAAACGTTGACGCAACTAACGCTTATGTCAGCATCTGGTACGACTTCCAACTTGGAGACGGCTGGTTCTTTGTAGACGTTACAGACATTCACCACCTCAACATTATCGGCTCCCATACTATTGAACTCTATTTCAACTCCTACAGCTATTGGAACGCCTACTACGCTACCCCACCCTTCAAGTCATTTAACCTGCTTCAAAAGGGTAGTTTGAGCAACATAAGCCGTGCTTGGAGCGGAAGCTGGACTGGCCCCGCTGGTTTTCTGGGTCTAAGCCACAAAGTATACTGGGTTGTCGATATATCCGTCGGCGGCGTGTCGCTAACTCGCGGCTCAGAATGGCACATACAACGCAAAGGTCCTCTGGGACATGCTGATGTATGGGTGAATACAACTCGCACTGGAACTCTTGTCATAAACTACTGGAGCGCGGAAGATGGAAAAGGATTTACACCTGGCAACTTGCCATGGACGGACTCTTTCGAAGGAGCTGGTGCGTGGTATGCAACTGCATTCACAAGTGGAATAGGTGGCAGCTTATCGCTGAAAAAGTCTGCATTCTTCTACATGGAGAAACCTCTGCTGGGCGAGATTGACTGGGTCAAGAAATCAGACGGCGCCTATAAGGTTGACATCTACGACATCGTTTTTGCAGCTGGTGCCTACGGTTCTCAAGGAACAGGCATACCTTCTTCCAACTGGTTCGCAGGAGCAGACGTGGCGCCTGAAGGCGGCAAGGTTGACATCTACGACATCGTCACCATCGCCAGTAGATACGGCCAATCATTCGACGTGCCTCCATAG
- a CDS encoding ABC transporter permease, with amino-acid sequence MALKSYIAKRLVYMILLIFLVATVNFLLFNLMPGSPLDKYVQDLRGKMTKERFEELKVIYGLDKPLHERYIIYVQNMFTWNFGYSYETRNYVRNDIVRVLPNTLLLMGVAELGAMIIGILLGVIAAYKRGSSLDTLLVTASLGTYSVPVFWIGWLALSFFAVYLGWFEVGRVEPQIWAIHPPSSIIEYVAGRLYMIILPATTLFVFLFGGWVLLTRATVLETITEDYVTTARAKGLPERTVLFKHVLKNASLPLITSVALTFGFLISGAIITETVFSYGGMGLLVWNAIQRNDMPVMQAFFFVMALLVIVANFLADILYGVIDPRIKYG; translated from the coding sequence ATGGCCTTGAAATCTTACATCGCCAAAAGATTAGTCTACATGATTTTATTGATCTTCTTGGTTGCGACAGTAAATTTCCTTCTTTTCAACTTAATGCCCGGCAGTCCTTTAGATAAATATGTACAAGATCTGAGAGGTAAAATGACTAAGGAACGCTTTGAAGAACTAAAGGTGATATACGGTCTTGATAAGCCCCTCCATGAAAGATACATAATATACGTTCAAAACATGTTCACTTGGAATTTTGGATACAGCTATGAAACAAGGAACTATGTCAGGAACGACATAGTGAGGGTATTGCCCAATACCTTGCTGCTCATGGGCGTTGCCGAACTTGGCGCAATGATAATAGGAATCCTATTAGGCGTAATAGCCGCCTATAAAAGAGGAAGCTCCCTAGACACTTTATTGGTCACTGCCTCCTTGGGAACATATTCGGTCCCAGTATTCTGGATAGGCTGGCTTGCGCTTTCCTTCTTCGCCGTCTACCTAGGTTGGTTTGAAGTGGGGAGAGTTGAACCTCAAATCTGGGCTATTCACCCCCCGAGTTCTATAATAGAATATGTTGCCGGCCGCCTCTATATGATTATTCTTCCAGCAACAACCCTTTTCGTCTTCTTGTTCGGTGGCTGGGTCCTCCTAACAAGAGCCACGGTCCTCGAAACAATTACCGAGGACTACGTGACAACAGCCCGAGCCAAAGGACTGCCCGAAAGAACAGTTCTGTTCAAACACGTCTTGAAAAACGCCTCATTGCCGTTGATCACTAGTGTTGCATTAACCTTCGGCTTCCTTATATCTGGAGCCATAATAACTGAAACAGTCTTCTCATATGGAGGCATGGGATTACTAGTGTGGAATGCCATACAAAGGAACGATATGCCGGTAATGCAAGCATTCTTCTTTGTAATGGCGCTGTTAGTAATCGTAGCAAACTTCTTAGCAGATATACTATATGGTGTAATAGATCCGCGAATAAAGTATGGGTGA
- a CDS encoding ABC transporter permease, with protein MPSRKEQFSFKIQRFKGFWNLYKQSKRGVLGIGIIMFFAVVAIFAPLIAPLDPLNPKWPGYYPGGEQPKQAEKLCVPIWYKSVLGMHQLSESFQLTENHELTSRTAFEQWVPIYNPTYTSVQYNETRGQHNNDGCIEILYKREEGQAAPQDSKASITFAKSFEYPYENNPQSFWYHYSLSVENKTPIILDFPIEISIQFRRGNEPDAILVKTISLPKPVLVGEANETKWYSKGGTTLGDLSIIEETTFTKAGNYTYEFVVTIFDPEGSNSDLRVYVDNLQVILYGEAFGLLGTSSFPEASPRDLFTMLVHGTRISFMIGILTAVFSVLIGLIVGLVSGYVGGLVDEGLMRFADFLLVLPGLPLLIVLVTVLGKSIWNIIGVLIFMGWMGFSRTVRSMTLSLRERPFIESAKAAGANKSYIIFRHIVPNVFALVYISLATSVPGAIIAEASLAWLGLGDITIPSWGIMLFDFSKTQTAVVKGIGEYWFWVIPPGFAIALMAMAFILMGFSLDEILNPRLRKRR; from the coding sequence ATGCCATCACGCAAAGAACAATTTTCCTTCAAGATTCAAAGGTTCAAGGGTTTCTGGAATCTATATAAGCAAAGTAAACGAGGCGTACTTGGAATAGGAATCATTATGTTTTTCGCCGTTGTGGCCATCTTTGCTCCGCTCATAGCACCGTTAGACCCGCTAAACCCGAAGTGGCCCGGATATTACCCCGGCGGTGAGCAACCAAAGCAAGCTGAGAAACTTTGCGTTCCAATATGGTACAAGTCAGTTCTGGGTATGCATCAGCTTTCAGAAAGCTTTCAACTGACGGAAAATCATGAATTAACCTCAAGAACGGCCTTCGAACAATGGGTACCAATCTACAATCCTACATACACCTCAGTGCAATATAACGAAACAAGAGGTCAACACAACAATGATGGTTGCATCGAGATATTATACAAACGTGAAGAAGGCCAAGCTGCTCCTCAGGATAGTAAGGCAAGCATAACATTTGCCAAAAGCTTCGAATATCCTTATGAAAACAATCCACAGTCGTTCTGGTACCATTACTCTCTCTCTGTAGAGAACAAAACGCCCATAATACTCGATTTCCCCATTGAGATTAGTATCCAATTTCGCAGAGGGAATGAACCAGACGCAATTCTTGTTAAAACGATTAGTTTACCGAAACCCGTACTCGTAGGTGAAGCGAACGAGACAAAATGGTACAGCAAAGGAGGAACTACGCTAGGAGATCTGTCTATAATAGAAGAAACAACATTCACTAAAGCCGGGAACTACACATACGAGTTCGTGGTTACGATCTTCGATCCGGAAGGCAGTAATTCCGATTTAAGAGTTTATGTTGACAACTTGCAAGTAATATTGTATGGTGAAGCATTCGGCTTGCTGGGTACCTCGTCGTTCCCCGAGGCATCCCCAAGAGATCTTTTCACTATGTTAGTGCATGGAACTAGAATCTCCTTTATGATTGGGATTCTCACAGCAGTTTTTTCTGTATTGATTGGACTGATTGTAGGGCTAGTTTCGGGGTACGTGGGCGGATTGGTTGATGAAGGACTGATGCGATTCGCAGACTTTCTTTTAGTATTACCAGGCTTGCCGCTGCTAATAGTTTTAGTTACAGTGCTCGGTAAATCAATCTGGAACATAATAGGCGTACTTATATTCATGGGGTGGATGGGCTTCTCACGAACTGTGAGATCTATGACTCTTAGTCTGCGAGAAAGACCATTCATTGAAAGCGCCAAAGCCGCCGGAGCAAACAAAAGCTACATAATATTCCGCCACATCGTTCCTAACGTATTCGCTTTAGTGTACATCTCATTGGCAACATCTGTTCCAGGCGCCATAATTGCGGAAGCATCCCTAGCTTGGCTTGGACTGGGCGATATCACTATACCTTCTTGGGGCATAATGCTGTTCGACTTCAGCAAGACCCAAACGGCTGTTGTAAAAGGAATTGGTGAATACTGGTTCTGGGTGATACCTCCAGGCTTCGCAATCGCATTGATGGCAATGGCTTTCATCCTAATGGGATTCTCCCTTGACGAAATCTTGAACCCAAGGCTGAGGAAAAGACGCTAG